Proteins found in one Deinococcus radiotolerans genomic segment:
- a CDS encoding AAA family ATPase — protein MRPIQLDLQGFTAFRQFTSLDFGDLELFALVGPTGSGKSSLLDAMTFALYGQTARLGASGLDALISQGERGLSAALTFEVGGVTYRASRTKGRRQAENEVRFERLDDDGRWTNLSDGGMKVINERIRRVLGLDFRNFARSVMLPQGEFSRVLHGTGKERQALLGELTGLDHVAAMQRVASDRAKELKHEAGSLNAVLEGEYAGVTPEALAGLRVERERTDADAERLTDERERLTGLQLRLREQERVWRSREDTARRLTSLEARAQGVQEGAARAARARRVAGVLPLLDAAERARIASAREAAELRGAQAAADAAARAAQGATATLEAAQAAETRIPELEARAEALRDAESDVARLRRAGGKPDATHAQPLPWDEDAFLAAREGAQRAEKTRQERVLVQTERVSLKAALDRFASEERTQTQETAEQERVKREGTEAKAALETAQTALDAARLEAGLASYRAHLHVGDDCPLCGQTVQVLPDAPRADLGAQQAQVEALTRTLDERRTRFTDLRATLKARQAWLDEKRAEYRNWDEQLTARETDLRAAEALVTGDPQSDMARLLAGLAARVRAAGPDPARARQAALAEIAALRSRVQDAQATLARAQGDLAAAGATLRGVQANAARRAQEAQEAQTGLDAALRDLNLDAAQARAAALPEHDIAALETAARTHEADVAQLRSALADLDRQLGAAPFDPAHLAQVTRDLTATDAALTAAREQAGRLAEQERQLRGRLERKADIHARAQAASRALDTWQTLTNSLKANEFQQFLLAEIEAQLLTRAGILLHEISDGRYRLALQDGEYVVQDLWNAGEVRGVKTLSGGETFLASLSLAIALSDYLAGNRVLGALFLDEGFGTLDPQALEAVANALENLRTQGRMVGVVTHVESLSERLPSRLLVTKSVAGSSVQRFDL, from the coding sequence ATGAGGCCCATCCAGCTGGACCTTCAGGGCTTCACGGCCTTCCGGCAGTTCACGAGTCTGGATTTCGGGGATCTGGAACTGTTCGCGCTGGTGGGGCCCACCGGCAGCGGCAAGAGCAGCCTGCTGGACGCCATGACGTTCGCGCTGTACGGGCAGACGGCGCGGCTGGGCGCGTCAGGCCTGGACGCGCTGATCTCTCAGGGCGAGCGTGGCCTGTCCGCGGCCCTGACCTTTGAGGTGGGCGGCGTGACCTACCGCGCGTCGCGCACGAAGGGGCGGCGGCAGGCGGAGAACGAAGTGCGCTTCGAGCGCCTGGATGACGATGGCCGCTGGACGAACCTGTCCGACGGCGGGATGAAGGTCATCAACGAGCGCATCCGGCGGGTGCTGGGCCTGGACTTCCGGAACTTCGCGCGCAGCGTCATGCTGCCGCAGGGCGAGTTCTCCCGCGTGCTGCACGGCACCGGGAAGGAACGGCAGGCGCTGCTGGGCGAGTTGACCGGGCTGGATCACGTGGCGGCCATGCAGCGCGTCGCGTCCGACCGCGCGAAGGAACTCAAGCACGAGGCCGGAAGCTTGAACGCCGTGCTGGAGGGCGAGTACGCGGGCGTGACGCCCGAGGCGCTGGCCGGGCTGCGGGTCGAGCGGGAGCGGACGGACGCGGACGCCGAACGCCTGACCGACGAGCGCGAGCGCCTGACGGGACTGCAGCTGCGCCTGCGCGAGCAGGAGCGGGTCTGGCGGTCGCGCGAGGATACTGCCCGCCGCCTGACGTCGCTGGAGGCCCGCGCCCAGGGTGTGCAGGAGGGCGCGGCGCGGGCGGCGCGGGCGCGGCGGGTGGCGGGCGTGCTGCCGCTGCTGGACGCCGCCGAGCGGGCGCGGATCGCCTCGGCGCGCGAGGCGGCCGAGTTACGGGGGGCGCAGGCCGCCGCGGACGCCGCCGCACGGGCCGCGCAGGGGGCCACCGCGACCCTGGAGGCCGCCCAGGCCGCCGAGACCCGCATTCCCGAGCTGGAGGCCCGCGCCGAGGCCCTGCGCGACGCGGAGAGTGACGTGGCGAGGCTCCGCCGCGCGGGCGGCAAACCGGACGCCACGCACGCCCAGCCCCTCCCCTGGGACGAGGACGCCTTCCTCGCCGCCCGTGAGGGCGCGCAGCGTGCCGAGAAGACCCGACAGGAGCGGGTGCTGGTGCAGACCGAGCGGGTCAGCCTGAAGGCCGCCCTGGACCGCTTCGCCAGCGAGGAGCGGACCCAGACGCAGGAGACGGCCGAGCAGGAGCGCGTGAAACGCGAGGGGACCGAGGCCAAGGCGGCGCTGGAGACTGCCCAGACCGCCCTGGACGCCGCACGGCTGGAGGCAGGTCTCGCGTCGTACCGCGCGCACCTGCACGTCGGGGACGACTGCCCCCTGTGCGGGCAGACCGTGCAGGTGCTGCCGGACGCGCCACGCGCCGACCTAGGCGCGCAGCAGGCGCAGGTGGAGGCCCTGACCCGCACGCTGGACGAGCGCCGCACGCGCTTCACGGACCTGCGCGCCACGCTGAAGGCCCGGCAGGCGTGGCTGGACGAGAAACGCGCCGAGTACCGCAACTGGGACGAGCAGCTCACGGCCCGCGAGACCGACCTGCGCGCCGCCGAAGCCCTCGTGACGGGCGACCCGCAGTCCGACATGGCCCGGCTGCTGGCCGGACTGGCCGCCCGCGTGCGTGCCGCTGGGCCCGACCCGGCACGCGCACGGCAGGCGGCCCTGGCCGAGATTGCGGCCCTGCGCTCCCGCGTGCAGGACGCGCAGGCGACCCTGGCCCGCGCGCAGGGGGACCTCGCCGCCGCCGGGGCGACCCTGCGCGGCGTGCAGGCCAATGCCGCGCGCCGCGCGCAGGAAGCGCAGGAGGCGCAGACCGGCCTGGACGCCGCCCTGCGTGACCTGAACCTGGACGCCGCACAGGCCCGCGCCGCCGCCCTGCCCGAGCACGACATCGCCGCGCTGGAAACCGCCGCCCGCACCCACGAGGCGGACGTGGCGCAGCTCCGCTCGGCCCTAGCGGACTTGGACCGGCAGCTGGGCGCTGCCCCCTTCGACCCGGCGCACCTCGCGCAGGTCACGCGGGACCTGACCGCCACCGACGCGGCGCTCACCGCCGCGCGCGAGCAGGCCGGGCGCCTCGCGGAGCAGGAGCGGCAGCTACGTGGACGCCTGGAGCGCAAGGCGGACATCCACGCCCGCGCGCAGGCCGCGTCACGCGCGCTGGACACCTGGCAGACCCTCACGAACAGCCTCAAGGCGAACGAGTTCCAACAGTTCCTCCTCGCGGAGATCGAGGCGCAGCTCCTGACCCGCGCGGGCATCCTCCTGCATGAGATCAGCGACGGCCGCTACCGCCTGGCCCTGCAGGACGGCGAGTACGTCGTGCAGGACCTCTGGAACGCGGGCGAGGTCCGCGGCGTGAAGACCCTCTCTGGCGGAGAGACGTTCCTCGCCTCGCTGTCCCTGGCGATCGCCCTGAGTGACTACCTCGCGGGGAACCGCGTGCTGGGCGCCCTGTTCCTCGACGAGGGCTTCGGCACGCTCGACCCGCAGGCGCTGGAGGCCGTGGCGAACGCCCTGGAGAACCTGCGCACGCAGGGCCGCATGGTGGGCGTCGTGACGCACGTCGAGAGCCTCTCCGAGCGCCTCCCCAGCCGCCTCCTCGTCACCAAGAGCGTCGCCGGGAGCAGCGTGCAACGCTTCGACCTGTAA
- a CDS encoding PIN/TRAM domain-containing protein, with amino-acid sequence MLALRLLIMLLGLLLGLAAGRGLSSVQPGELGTVNTLSLMLAGMLTALLLAPRIESVGQRAVNRFARWYGHLSPRAVAAATFGLIVALLVSVLLSSLLRTIPFYTWVWNLLVTAVLGIFFVSFALRNVENFGLLAFPQVRRKPGSKLLDSNVIIDGRIVDLLRSGFLEGELVVPAFILRELQTLSDHHDAQKRTRGKRGLNVLEDLRTLRPLRVEDWDDPALPTTDDKLIRLARESGARIVTNDSNLGKIARLHGVEILSIHEAAVALKPQVQAGDQLMVTISKGGQQKNQGVGYLEDGTMVVVEDAIKFRGKPTRVVVVNNVQTNVGRMIFAKLESEEGAA; translated from the coding sequence ATGCTGGCGTTGCGACTGCTGATCATGCTGCTGGGCCTGCTGCTGGGCCTCGCTGCTGGCCGGGGACTGTCGTCCGTGCAGCCTGGTGAGCTGGGCACCGTGAACACCCTGAGCCTGATGCTCGCGGGGATGCTCACGGCCCTGCTGCTCGCGCCGCGCATCGAGAGCGTCGGCCAGCGGGCCGTGAATCGGTTTGCGCGGTGGTACGGGCACCTGTCTCCCCGCGCGGTGGCGGCCGCGACTTTCGGGCTGATTGTGGCCCTGCTGGTCAGCGTGCTGCTCAGCAGCCTGCTGCGCACCATTCCCTTCTACACGTGGGTGTGGAACCTGCTGGTGACCGCCGTGCTGGGAATCTTCTTCGTATCGTTCGCGCTGCGCAACGTGGAGAATTTTGGCCTGCTGGCCTTCCCGCAGGTGCGCCGCAAGCCCGGCAGCAAACTGCTGGACAGCAACGTCATCATTGACGGGCGGATTGTGGATCTGCTGCGCAGTGGCTTTTTGGAGGGAGAACTGGTGGTCCCGGCGTTCATTCTGCGGGAGTTGCAGACCCTGTCAGATCATCACGACGCGCAGAAACGCACGCGTGGGAAGCGCGGCCTGAACGTCCTGGAAGACCTGCGGACCCTGCGTCCGTTGCGGGTAGAGGACTGGGACGACCCGGCGCTGCCCACCACCGATGACAAGCTCATCCGGCTGGCCCGGGAGAGCGGCGCGCGCATCGTCACCAATGACAGCAACCTCGGCAAGATCGCCCGGCTGCACGGCGTGGAAATCCTGAGTATTCACGAGGCGGCCGTGGCACTCAAGCCTCAGGTGCAGGCGGGGGATCAGCTCATGGTGACGATCAGCAAGGGCGGTCAGCAGAAGAACCAGGGGGTCGGGTACCTTGAGGACGGCACCATGGTCGTCGTGGAGGACGCCATCAAATTCCGTGGGAAGCCCACCCGCGTGGTCGTGGTGAATAACGTGCAGACCAACGTGGGCCGCATGATCTTCGCGAAGCTTGAGAGCGAGGAAGGCGCGGCGTAG
- the recD2 gene encoding SF1B family DNA helicase RecD2, with protein MSAAPTEAFRVTGGVNKVRFRSDSGFTVMTARIRNAEGEDPDATVIGVMPPLDAGDTFSADVLMEEHREYGYQYRVLNLVLEAQPADLSEAGIAAYLEARVGGVGKVLAGRIAKTFGAATFDILEGDPDRLLQVPGVTASTLHKMTQSWSQQGLERRLLAGLQGLGLSITQAQRAVKHFGEAALERLTADLFTLTEVEGIGFVTADKLWQAQGGALDDPRRLTAAAVYALQQAAQQGGHSYLPRARAEKGVAHYTRVTPAQARLAVDTAVELGRLSDDTPPLLDTEDALHDPSRIYLPPTLRAEKKLASLIRTLIATPPAGDEWTVPKGAAKGLSAEQAGVLNLLEEHRLVVLTGGPGTGKSTTTRAVADLAEKLGLEVGLCAPTGKAARRLGEVTGRTASTIHRLLGYGPAGFRHNHLEPAPYDLLIVDEVSMCGDGLMLSLLAAVAPGARVLLVGDTDQLPPVDAGLPLHALTQTAPTVRLTQVYRQAAENPIIRAAHGLLHGQAPAWGDPRLNLVETEPDVGARRVALLVRDMGGPTQVQVLTPMRKGPLGVEMLNHHLQSLFNPGEGGVRIGDAHARPGDIVVQTKNDYTNEVFNGTVGTVLKADGARLTVDFDGNIVELAGAELFNLQLGYALTVHRAQGSEWPTVLGVLHEAHMPMLSRNLVYTALTRARERFYAVGSATAWQRAASRQREERCTALLDRIRAR; from the coding sequence ATGTCTGCTGCCCCAACCGAGGCGTTCCGCGTGACCGGCGGCGTGAATAAAGTGCGGTTCCGTTCCGATTCGGGCTTCACGGTCATGACCGCCCGCATCCGCAACGCCGAGGGCGAGGATCCCGACGCGACCGTCATCGGCGTGATGCCGCCCCTGGATGCCGGGGACACCTTCAGCGCGGACGTGCTGATGGAAGAGCACCGCGAGTACGGCTACCAGTACCGCGTGCTGAACCTTGTCCTGGAGGCGCAGCCTGCCGACCTGTCCGAGGCCGGGATCGCCGCTTACCTGGAAGCGCGCGTGGGCGGCGTGGGCAAGGTCCTGGCCGGACGGATCGCGAAGACCTTCGGCGCGGCCACCTTCGACATTCTGGAAGGCGACCCGGACCGCCTGCTTCAGGTGCCGGGCGTCACGGCCAGCACGCTGCACAAGATGACCCAGAGCTGGTCCCAGCAGGGCCTGGAACGCCGCCTCCTGGCGGGCCTTCAGGGCCTGGGCCTGAGCATCACGCAGGCGCAGCGGGCCGTGAAGCACTTCGGTGAGGCGGCCCTGGAGCGCCTGACCGCCGACCTGTTCACCCTCACGGAGGTCGAGGGCATCGGCTTCGTGACCGCCGACAAGCTGTGGCAGGCGCAGGGCGGCGCGCTGGACGACCCGCGCCGCCTGACCGCCGCGGCCGTGTACGCGCTGCAACAGGCGGCGCAGCAGGGCGGGCACTCGTACCTGCCGCGCGCCCGCGCCGAAAAGGGCGTGGCGCACTACACCCGCGTGACCCCCGCGCAGGCCCGGCTGGCCGTGGATACGGCGGTGGAACTGGGCCGCCTCAGCGACGACACGCCCCCGCTGCTGGACACCGAGGACGCGCTGCACGACCCCAGCCGCATCTACCTGCCGCCCACCCTGCGCGCCGAGAAGAAACTCGCCAGCCTGATCCGCACGCTGATCGCCACGCCCCCCGCCGGGGACGAGTGGACCGTCCCGAAAGGCGCGGCCAAGGGCCTGTCCGCCGAGCAGGCGGGCGTCTTGAACCTGCTTGAAGAGCACCGGCTGGTCGTCCTGACCGGCGGGCCCGGCACGGGCAAGAGCACCACCACCCGTGCCGTCGCCGACCTGGCCGAAAAACTGGGCCTGGAAGTCGGCCTGTGCGCCCCGACCGGCAAGGCCGCCCGCCGCCTGGGCGAGGTGACGGGCCGCACCGCGAGCACCATTCACCGCCTGCTGGGGTACGGTCCGGCGGGCTTCCGGCACAACCACCTCGAACCCGCCCCGTACGACCTGCTGATCGTGGACGAGGTCAGCATGTGTGGCGACGGGCTGATGCTCTCGCTGCTCGCGGCGGTCGCGCCGGGTGCGCGGGTGCTGCTGGTCGGCGACACGGACCAGCTGCCCCCGGTGGACGCCGGGCTGCCCCTGCACGCCCTGACCCAGACGGCGCCCACCGTGCGCCTGACGCAGGTGTACCGGCAGGCGGCCGAGAACCCCATCATCCGCGCCGCGCACGGCCTGCTGCACGGGCAGGCCCCGGCGTGGGGTGACCCCCGCCTGAACCTCGTGGAGACCGAACCGGACGTGGGCGCGCGGCGCGTGGCGCTGCTCGTGCGGGACATGGGCGGCCCCACGCAGGTGCAGGTCCTGACCCCCATGCGCAAGGGACCGCTGGGCGTGGAGATGCTCAACCACCACCTCCAGAGCCTCTTCAACCCCGGCGAGGGCGGCGTGCGCATCGGGGACGCGCACGCCCGGCCCGGCGATATCGTCGTGCAGACGAAAAACGACTACACCAACGAGGTGTTCAACGGCACGGTCGGCACCGTCCTGAAAGCCGACGGCGCGCGCCTGACCGTGGACTTCGACGGAAACATCGTCGAACTCGCTGGGGCGGAACTGTTCAACCTGCAACTCGGGTACGCCCTGACCGTGCACCGCGCGCAGGGCAGCGAGTGGCCCACCGTGCTGGGCGTCCTGCACGAGGCGCACATGCCGATGCTGAGCCGCAACCTCGTGTACACCGCCCTGACCCGCGCCCGCGAACGCTTCTACGCCGTGGGGTCCGCCACCGCGTGGCAGCGCGCCGCGTCCCGGCAGCGCGAGGAACGCTGCACGGCGCTGCTGGACCGCATCCGCGCCCGCTGA
- a CDS encoding ArsR/SmtB family transcription factor, producing MSDLSPVLTVSTPEQARLLLDPALLPVLGPLLRGDVSAAELARTCGLSVQQAHHRLTRLRGAGLVVVTQEQARAGRPVKRYRAAAQAFRVPFALTDHASLAELVAGLHRDLLARQHERVGRILAAQPGRDLSLHLNALGQVSLDFDGFEDVTESVVSSHRLVHLSPADAQELETRVQALFGWLEDRAQPRAEGLVPRLLGVFLTPGDA from the coding sequence GTGAGTGACCTCTCGCCCGTCCTGACCGTGAGTACGCCCGAGCAGGCCCGGCTGCTGCTCGACCCGGCGCTGCTGCCCGTGCTGGGGCCCCTGCTGCGCGGGGACGTGAGCGCCGCTGAACTGGCGCGCACGTGCGGCCTGAGCGTGCAGCAGGCCCACCACCGCCTGACCCGGCTGCGCGGCGCGGGACTGGTGGTGGTCACGCAGGAGCAGGCGCGCGCCGGGCGGCCCGTGAAACGCTACCGGGCGGCAGCCCAGGCGTTCCGCGTGCCGTTCGCGCTGACGGATCACGCGTCGCTGGCCGAGCTGGTGGCGGGCCTGCACCGGGACCTGCTGGCGCGGCAGCATGAGCGGGTGGGCCGGATCCTGGCCGCGCAGCCGGGCCGGGACCTGAGTCTTCACCTGAACGCACTGGGGCAGGTCTCGCTGGATTTCGACGGGTTTGAGGACGTGACCGAGAGTGTGGTGAGCTCACACCGCCTCGTGCACCTCAGCCCGGCAGACGCACAGGAGCTCGAGACGAGGGTGCAGGCCCTGTTCGGGTGGCTGGAGGACCGCGCCCAGCCCCGCGCCGAGGGCCTCGTGCCGCGCCTGCTGGGCGTGTTCCTCACGCCGGGCGACGCGTGA
- a CDS encoding MFS transporter, giving the protein MTHPAPDRLWNRSFLLWWLGSAQSALGTALAGIATSFLVLHQTGSAGKMGVNLALALLPGLLSPVFGTLVDRLPLKIPLILGNVLRGALQLTVGLLALRGPVPLELIYAASFLTGLIGAFYSPAAVGVTPRLVPRAQLQRATGLMQGSTQVMQLAGLVGGGALIGVLGSAPALLIDGSGFLIFAALTALVQLPTRGAAPQGERFWTAFRAGFDYARRSPLTLGLPVLTFFLNAAFAPMEMLMPARMTALGAGAQGFGLFFGLLLGGLAAGSFGMAALGDRVDARRLSAPAFAALGVTVLLLSLTQTPAQMYALAFVMGLVNAALNLSISMIFQKRVDPAYYGRVGSLLGMVSTAGMPLAMLLLAPVADHVTVSAVFAVAGTLTLLAAAGWHALLVRDRAAPALLAAQG; this is encoded by the coding sequence ATGACCCACCCTGCCCCGGACCGCCTGTGGAACCGCTCCTTCCTGCTGTGGTGGCTCGGCAGCGCGCAGAGCGCCCTGGGCACCGCACTGGCCGGCATCGCCACGAGTTTCCTGGTGCTGCACCAGACCGGCAGTGCCGGAAAGATGGGCGTGAACCTCGCGCTGGCGCTGCTGCCGGGGCTGCTCTCACCTGTGTTCGGAACGCTGGTGGACCGCCTGCCGCTGAAGATCCCACTGATCCTGGGGAACGTCCTGCGCGGCGCGCTGCAACTCACGGTGGGCCTGCTGGCCCTGCGCGGCCCCGTCCCGCTGGAACTCATCTACGCGGCGTCATTCCTGACGGGGCTGATTGGCGCGTTCTACTCGCCCGCCGCGGTGGGTGTCACGCCCCGCCTCGTGCCCCGGGCGCAGCTGCAACGCGCCACCGGCCTGATGCAGGGCAGCACGCAGGTCATGCAACTGGCCGGCCTGGTGGGGGGCGGCGCGCTGATCGGCGTGCTCGGCAGCGCTCCGGCCCTGCTGATCGACGGCAGCGGCTTCCTGATCTTCGCGGCGCTGACGGCCCTCGTGCAGCTGCCCACCCGGGGCGCGGCCCCGCAGGGCGAGCGGTTCTGGACGGCCTTCCGGGCGGGCTTCGATTACGCCCGCCGCAGCCCCCTCACGCTGGGCCTGCCGGTCCTGACGTTCTTCCTGAACGCCGCGTTCGCCCCCATGGAGATGCTGATGCCGGCCCGCATGACCGCGCTGGGCGCCGGGGCGCAGGGCTTCGGGCTCTTCTTCGGACTGCTGCTGGGCGGACTGGCTGCCGGCAGTTTCGGTATGGCCGCCCTGGGCGACCGTGTGGACGCCCGCCGCCTCAGCGCGCCCGCCTTCGCGGCGCTGGGCGTGACCGTCCTGCTGCTGAGCCTCACGCAGACCCCGGCGCAGATGTACGCCCTGGCGTTCGTGATGGGTCTGGTGAACGCCGCACTGAACCTCTCGATCAGCATGATCTTCCAGAAGCGCGTGGACCCCGCCTACTACGGCCGGGTGGGCAGCCTGCTCGGCATGGTCAGCACGGCGGGCATGCCCCTGGCGATGCTGCTCCTCGCACCCGTGGCCGACCACGTGACCGTCAGCGCCGTGTTCGCCGTGGCGGGGACCCTGACGCTGCTGGCCGCTGCCGGCTGGCACGCGCTGCTGGTCCGGGACCGCGCCGCGCCCGCCCTGCTGGCCGCGCAGGGCTGA
- a CDS encoding CTP synthase codes for MKYIFVTGGVVSSLGKGVASASLGALLRARGYKVTAVKIDPYINIDAGTMRPYEHGECFVTASGAETDLDIGNYERFLDLDIPAGSNITTGQVYQEVIRKERAGDYLSQTVQVIPHVTDEIKRRVRAAGERAGAEIVLIEVGGTVGDIESLPFLEAIRQFKFDEGDENVLYLHLTLVPYLGTSNEFKTKPTQHSVAELRSVGISPDIVMVRSKEKLPPEITRKIAAFTSVRENRVFSSFDVSHVYEVPLALEEQGLGKTVEDILGLERIHPNLGVWQNAVKTIKQPAREVTIAIAGKYTAMPDAYLSLMESLTHAGIANDAKVNIQWVNAEDLADPSVTDADVKACLEGADGILVPGGFGIRGIEGKIRAAQYARESGTPYLGICLGMQIAVIEYARHKAGLDGANSAEFDEYAPHKVIDLMPEQLEVAGMGGTMRLGDWPMDLQAGTKIAELYGVPQGGTVRERHRHRFEVNPAYTQQLKDAGLVISGVTPGVEGRGAGLVETIEIPEHPYFVALQAHPEFKSRPMRPSPPFAGLIKAALDAQARPN; via the coding sequence ATGAAATACATCTTCGTCACAGGCGGCGTGGTCAGCAGCCTCGGTAAAGGCGTGGCCAGCGCGTCCCTCGGGGCGCTGCTGCGCGCCCGCGGCTACAAGGTCACGGCCGTCAAGATCGATCCGTACATCAACATCGACGCGGGCACCATGCGCCCCTACGAGCACGGCGAGTGCTTCGTCACCGCGTCCGGCGCGGAGACCGACCTCGACATCGGCAACTACGAGCGCTTCCTGGATCTCGACATCCCGGCGGGCAGCAACATCACGACCGGGCAGGTGTATCAGGAAGTCATCCGCAAGGAACGCGCCGGGGATTACCTCTCGCAGACCGTGCAGGTCATCCCGCACGTCACCGACGAGATCAAACGCCGCGTGCGCGCCGCCGGGGAACGCGCCGGGGCCGAGATCGTCCTGATCGAGGTGGGCGGCACTGTCGGCGACATCGAGAGCCTGCCGTTCCTCGAGGCGATCCGGCAGTTCAAGTTCGACGAGGGCGACGAGAACGTCCTGTACCTGCACCTGACGCTCGTGCCCTACCTGGGCACCAGCAACGAGTTCAAGACCAAACCCACCCAGCACTCGGTCGCGGAACTGCGCAGCGTGGGCATCAGCCCCGACATCGTCATGGTGCGCAGCAAGGAGAAACTCCCGCCCGAGATCACCCGCAAGATCGCCGCGTTCACCAGCGTCCGCGAGAACCGCGTCTTTTCCAGCTTTGACGTCTCCCACGTGTACGAGGTGCCCCTCGCGCTGGAGGAACAGGGCCTGGGCAAGACCGTCGAGGACATCCTGGGCCTCGAGCGCATCCACCCGAACCTCGGCGTGTGGCAGAACGCCGTCAAGACCATCAAGCAGCCCGCGCGTGAAGTCACGATCGCCATCGCCGGGAAGTACACCGCGATGCCCGACGCGTACCTGAGCCTCATGGAGTCCCTCACGCACGCCGGGATCGCCAACGACGCCAAGGTGAACATCCAGTGGGTGAACGCCGAGGACCTCGCCGACCCCAGCGTCACCGACGCGGACGTGAAGGCCTGCCTGGAAGGCGCCGACGGCATCCTCGTGCCCGGCGGCTTCGGCATCCGCGGCATCGAGGGCAAGATCCGCGCCGCGCAGTACGCCCGCGAGAGCGGCACCCCCTACCTGGGCATCTGCCTGGGCATGCAGATCGCCGTGATCGAGTACGCCCGCCACAAGGCTGGCCTGGACGGCGCGAACAGCGCCGAGTTCGACGAGTACGCCCCGCACAAGGTCATCGACCTGATGCCCGAACAGCTGGAAGTCGCCGGGATGGGCGGCACCATGCGCCTCGGCGACTGGCCCATGGACCTCCAGGCGGGCACGAAAATCGCCGAACTGTACGGCGTTCCGCAGGGCGGCACCGTCCGCGAACGCCACCGCCACCGCTTCGAGGTGAACCCCGCGTACACCCAGCAGCTCAAGGACGCCGGACTCGTCATCAGCGGCGTTACCCCCGGCGTCGAGGGACGCGGCGCGGGCCTCGTGGAAACCATCGAGATTCCCGAGCACCCCTACTTCGTGGCCCTCCAGGCCCACCCGGAATTCAAGAGCCGCCCCATGCGCCCCAGCCCCCCCTTCGCGGGCCTCATCAAGGCCGCGCTGGACGCCCAGGCCAGACCGAACTGA
- a CDS encoding metallophosphoesterase family protein, protein MRVLHTADFHAGRSLRGFDRTPEVHDALTEIAALARTERADVVLVSGDLFDTANPSAEAEHAVFDFFLRLRDQGIPSVVIAGNHDSAARLASVTGLLGWVGVQVVAQPTANPADMTRTIETRGGERLVVGALPYLSERRLVKAADLLGGDTGAWRQKYREGMGFFLRRLGEGFTGSSVNMLMAHATMDGAVPSGSERTMQFDLTNSYTLSGLQLPPGAQYVALGHVHKSQQVSDAPPAYYPGSVIQLDFGEAGEKKQVNLIEVEAGRPARVHALPLSSGRELRTVRVDLDHVEGRLTQLQGFDGLLKVVVRAPAGTALPGLKDRVLNLAPNTLAVDLDAVQEDLALPELKREGLSLMELYERYHREKRGELPDDLRAAFREADDLARTEEHA, encoded by the coding sequence ATGCGCGTACTTCACACCGCTGATTTTCACGCGGGACGTTCCCTGCGCGGCTTTGACCGCACGCCCGAGGTACACGACGCCCTGACCGAGATCGCCGCGCTGGCCCGCACCGAACGGGCCGACGTGGTGCTGGTGTCCGGCGACCTCTTCGACACGGCCAACCCCAGTGCGGAAGCCGAACACGCCGTGTTCGACTTCTTCCTGCGCCTGCGCGACCAGGGTATCCCCAGCGTCGTGATCGCCGGGAACCACGACAGCGCCGCCCGCCTCGCGTCCGTCACCGGGCTGCTGGGCTGGGTGGGCGTGCAGGTCGTCGCGCAGCCCACCGCGAACCCGGCCGACATGACGCGCACCATCGAGACGCGCGGCGGCGAACGCCTCGTCGTGGGCGCGCTGCCATACCTGTCCGAACGGCGACTCGTGAAGGCCGCCGACCTGCTGGGCGGGGACACGGGCGCGTGGCGGCAGAAGTACCGCGAGGGCATGGGCTTCTTCCTGCGCCGCCTGGGCGAGGGCTTCACCGGCAGCAGCGTGAACATGCTCATGGCCCACGCGACCATGGACGGCGCGGTGCCCAGCGGCAGTGAGCGCACCATGCAGTTCGACCTGACGAACAGCTACACCCTCTCGGGCCTGCAACTGCCGCCCGGCGCGCAGTACGTCGCCCTCGGGCACGTGCACAAGTCACAGCAGGTGTCCGACGCGCCCCCCGCGTACTACCCCGGCAGCGTCATCCAGCTCGACTTCGGCGAGGCCGGCGAGAAGAAACAGGTGAACCTCATCGAGGTGGAGGCTGGACGCCCGGCCCGTGTCCACGCCCTGCCCCTGAGCAGCGGACGGGAACTGCGGACCGTGCGCGTGGATCTGGACCACGTCGAGGGCCGCCTGACGCAACTCCAGGGCTTCGACGGGCTGCTGAAGGTCGTGGTGCGCGCGCCCGCCGGGACCGCCCTGCCCGGCCTGAAGGACCGCGTGCTGAACCTCGCGCCGAACACCCTCGCTGTGGACCTGGACGCCGTGCAGGAGGACCTCGCGCTGCCTGAACTGAAACGCGAGGGGCTGAGCCTGATGGAACTGTACGAGCGCTACCACCGTGAGAAACGCGGCGAGCTGCCCGACGACCTGCGCGCCGCCTTCCGCGAGGCGGACGACCTGGCCCGCACCGAGGAGCACGCATGA